ACGCGGATCGTGCCGCGCGTGGCCGACGTGTACGCGGCGCTGCCCAGCATCACCGGCAAGATGGAGCTGGAGTACGAGGGCGAGCTCCAGGGTGCGGACACCATCGCCCGCGACCTGATCGCCGCCGCCGCGCGCGAGATCTTCGACCGCATCTGGGACGCGGATGCGCTGGATACGGTGATCGACCACTTCGACCGCGGCGGCGTGCTCCAGATCTCCGACGCCGCGAGCAGCGAGGCGTGCTGGCAGGGCCTCCGCGCCGTCTCCGGCCTCACCGACGCGCTGGAGGAGGTGGGGATGCTGCACGAGGGCGACGCGGCCATGAGCGTGGCCGGCGCGGAGCTGCTGCTGGAGGGACTGGCCGGCCACCGCCGCATCTCGCGCGCGGACACGGGCACGTACGGGCGGATGAAGCAGGAGCGGCCCAAGGGGAAGGGCAAGGGCGGCGGCGGCTTCGCGTTCGGCGACGACATGTTCGGGTGAGGGCGGCCCCTGCGCGCCACTCCCGAGCCCGCCACCGGGTCGCGGCGGATTACGCTTCGGCGTGGCCGTTCCAAGGAATCCGCGGGCGACCGGAAACAAAAGCTTTGTGTTTTCCGTCAGGGATTGGGATATTCCGATTGCGGCACCATGCCGCGCCACACCCATTCCAGGAGACGGACCGATGCTGAAGCTGAACGTCGAAGACCTGCGCGTGGATTCGTTCAATCCTTCGTCGGACCTCGACGGCACCTCGTTCACCGCGCCGGCCGGCGGCCCGCAGGGCTACGTGAACCCGGGCCCCACCGACCGCAGCTGCACCTACTGCACCTTCGTCGGCCTGATCTGCTGCTGATCGGCGTGAACGCCGGATACAGATGCGCCCGCGGTTCCGTGACGGAGCCGCGGGCGCATCTTCGTGTCTGGAGCTAGCTCTGCGTAGACGGCGGACGCGTATGCGAAGCGGGACCGCTTCTCCTCGGAACGAGCACCGGTCGGGCGGAGAAAGGGTCGTCGGAACACTCTCAAGACGGCACATTCCGGCTCACCGCCCAACCACCTAACCCCGAAGCGGAAGGGCGGGGTTACGGGTGAAGCCGGCCTGCTCGAAATGCGCATCGAACGCGAGAGCGCCTCCGATGCGGAGACGCTCCATCACGACGAACGAGACGCAGTCGGTGAGCGAGTAGCGCTTGTCCGCCCGTTGCGTAAGATAGTCCACGGCGGTGCGGAAAAGCTCCTCGTCCACGAAGAGGACGTTCACCGATGGGCTGGAGAGTAGCCGGTTCGCGATCTCGACCGCTTTCGTGTGCCGGTTCCGGCTGTTGAAGAACGTGACCACCTCATCGAGCACGAAGCTGGTAGTCACGAGGTGCGGGCGTGAGGGAGCGAGCCGCTGCCAATACTCCGCGGCTTCGGCGTGGTGCTGGTCGTCGAACGTCTCCAGCGCGATCAAGAACCTCGTATCGATGAACAGCGGGCTCACGCGTCCTCGGAGCCGTACAGATACCGGTCGTGCTCCACCGAAGCCCGCGGTGCTCCGCACGAGACCGGCGCCCTGCCCAGACCGAAAACCGGGTCGTCCGCGAGGGGAGCGGACCCGGCGGCGAGGCTCGCAAGGATGCGCTCGGCAAGCACCGCCCGCTCGCTTTCAGGCAGCTTCAGCGCCTCGGTTTCCAACTCTTGCAGGCTCATGGGTGCTCCCGGTTGAAGTCCCGTTAGAGTAATACACGATCCACGCCGCCGCGATTCGCAAGAGCGACGATGCGTCGTGCGCAGGTTGACGGCAATATGATCGTCTTCGCACATCTCCCTCGATGTGCCACGCAG
This region of Longimicrobiaceae bacterium genomic DNA includes:
- a CDS encoding PIN domain-containing protein — its product is MSPLFIDTRFLIALETFDDQHHAEAAEYWQRLAPSRPHLVTTSFVLDEVVTFFNSRNRHTKAVEIANRLLSSPSVNVLFVDEELFRTAVDYLTQRADKRYSLTDCVSFVVMERLRIGGALAFDAHFEQAGFTRNPALPLRG